From Cellulomonas fimi ATCC 484, a single genomic window includes:
- a CDS encoding PTS fructose transporter subunit IIC, with protein MKLVAVTSCPTGIAHTYMAAEALEQAGRAAGHEVAVETQGAAGSMPLDPRVIADADGVIYAADLEVKDKDRFAGKPFVDVGVKKAVHDAPGVIAAAVAAVASGVPAPAATAHAPGTGPATKVDSGAGAGTRIRQWLMTGVSYMIPFVAAGGILIALSFMLAQVAWGEEGVVLVTQVPVEDLMTSFNVVSLQDWAVLLFRTGGVAFGFLVPVLSGFIAYAIADRPGLVPGFVGGAVSVTVGAGFLGGLVTGFLAGFVALWISRWKVPKGVRGVMPVVVIPLLSSFVVGLVMFVVIGRPIASLMDGLSSWLNGLSGSNLVLLGLLLGAMMGFDLGGPINKVAYTFAVTGLATEGLEAGATQYKVMAAVMAAGMVAPLAMALATVVRKKLFTHAEQENGKAAWLLGASFISEGAIPFAAADPWRVIVSSVVGSSVTGGLVMAFGSTLRAPHGGIWVLPLIGNPLGFLAAVAIGTVVTAAVVVVLKSAKPNPLVQAEQAADQQALVGQTA; from the coding sequence ATGAAGCTCGTCGCCGTCACCTCGTGCCCCACGGGGATCGCGCACACGTACATGGCCGCCGAGGCGCTCGAGCAGGCCGGCCGCGCCGCCGGCCACGAGGTCGCCGTCGAGACGCAGGGTGCCGCCGGCTCGATGCCGCTCGACCCGCGCGTCATCGCCGACGCCGACGGCGTGATCTACGCCGCCGACCTCGAGGTCAAGGACAAGGACCGGTTCGCCGGCAAGCCGTTCGTCGACGTCGGCGTGAAGAAGGCCGTGCACGACGCCCCCGGCGTCATCGCGGCCGCCGTCGCGGCCGTCGCGTCGGGCGTGCCCGCCCCCGCCGCCACCGCGCACGCACCCGGCACCGGCCCCGCGACCAAGGTCGACTCCGGCGCCGGCGCCGGCACGCGCATCCGGCAGTGGCTCATGACGGGCGTGTCGTACATGATCCCGTTCGTCGCCGCGGGCGGGATCCTCATCGCCCTGTCGTTCATGCTCGCGCAGGTCGCGTGGGGCGAGGAGGGCGTCGTCCTCGTCACGCAGGTGCCCGTCGAGGACCTCATGACGTCGTTCAACGTCGTCTCGCTGCAGGACTGGGCGGTGCTGCTGTTCCGCACCGGCGGGGTGGCCTTCGGGTTCCTCGTCCCCGTGCTGTCCGGCTTCATCGCCTACGCGATCGCCGACCGGCCCGGCCTCGTGCCCGGGTTCGTCGGGGGCGCGGTGTCCGTCACCGTCGGCGCCGGCTTCCTCGGCGGTCTCGTGACCGGCTTCCTCGCCGGGTTCGTGGCGCTGTGGATCTCCCGCTGGAAGGTCCCGAAGGGCGTGCGCGGCGTGATGCCCGTCGTGGTGATCCCGCTGCTGTCGTCGTTCGTCGTCGGGCTCGTGATGTTCGTCGTCATCGGCCGCCCCATCGCGAGCCTCATGGACGGGCTCAGCAGCTGGCTCAACGGCCTGTCCGGCTCCAACCTCGTGCTCCTCGGCCTGCTGCTCGGCGCCATGATGGGCTTCGACCTCGGCGGTCCGATCAACAAGGTCGCGTACACCTTCGCGGTCACGGGCCTGGCCACCGAGGGCCTCGAGGCCGGTGCCACCCAGTACAAGGTCATGGCCGCCGTCATGGCCGCCGGCATGGTCGCGCCCCTCGCGATGGCGCTCGCGACCGTCGTGCGCAAGAAGCTGTTCACGCACGCCGAGCAGGAGAACGGCAAGGCCGCGTGGCTGCTCGGGGCCTCGTTCATCTCCGAGGGCGCGATCCCGTTCGCCGCCGCCGACCCGTGGCGCGTGATCGTGTCGTCCGTGGTCGGGTCGTCCGTCACGGGCGGGCTCGTCATGGCGTTCGGCTCGACGCTGCGCGCCCCGCACGGCGGCATCTGGGTGCTGCCGCTCATCGGGAACCCGCTCGGGTTCCTCGCCGCGGTCGCCATCGGCACCGTCGTCACCGCCGCGGTGGTCGTCGTGCTCAAGAGCGCCAAGCCCAACCCGCTGGTGCAGGCCGAGCAGGCCGCCGACCAGCAGGCCCTCGTCGGCCAGACCGCCTGA
- a CDS encoding GuaB3 family IMP dehydrogenase-related protein, translating into MSNEIEIGRGKRGRRAFSFDDVAVVPSRRTRDPEEVSVGWQIDAYHFDLPVLAAPMDSVMSPATAVALGQAGGLGVLDLEGLWTRYEDPTPLLAGIAALDPARATARMQEVYAAPIQPDLVSARLKEIRAAGVTVAGALSPQRTQELWRTVVDAGVDLFVIRGTTVSAEHVSGRAEPLNLKRFIYELDVPVIVGGASTYTAALHLMRTGAAGVLVGFGGGAAHTTRVSLGIHAPMATAVADVAAARRDYLDESGGRYVHVIADGGVGRSGDLVKAVACGADAVMLGAALARATEAPGRGWHWGPEAHHPHLPRGERVEVGTAGSLQEILFGPGHTADGTLNLIGALRRAMATTGYSDLKEFQRVEVVVSPYQPH; encoded by the coding sequence GTGAGCAACGAGATCGAGATCGGGCGCGGGAAGCGCGGACGGCGGGCCTTCTCCTTCGACGACGTGGCGGTCGTCCCGTCGCGGCGGACGCGGGACCCGGAGGAGGTCTCGGTCGGCTGGCAGATCGACGCGTACCACTTCGACCTGCCGGTGCTCGCGGCGCCCATGGACTCGGTCATGAGCCCCGCGACGGCGGTCGCCCTCGGTCAGGCCGGCGGGCTGGGCGTGCTCGACCTCGAGGGCCTGTGGACGCGCTACGAGGACCCGACCCCGCTGCTCGCGGGGATCGCGGCGCTCGACCCGGCGCGCGCCACGGCGCGCATGCAAGAGGTCTACGCGGCGCCCATCCAGCCCGACCTGGTGAGCGCGCGCCTCAAGGAGATCCGCGCGGCCGGGGTCACGGTCGCGGGCGCGCTGTCGCCGCAGCGCACGCAGGAGCTGTGGCGCACGGTCGTCGACGCGGGCGTCGACCTGTTCGTCATCCGGGGCACGACGGTCTCGGCCGAGCACGTCTCGGGTCGCGCCGAGCCGCTCAACCTCAAGCGCTTCATCTACGAGCTCGACGTCCCCGTGATCGTCGGCGGCGCGTCGACGTACACGGCGGCGCTGCACCTCATGCGCACGGGCGCCGCGGGCGTCCTGGTCGGGTTCGGCGGAGGCGCGGCGCACACGACGCGCGTGTCGCTGGGCATCCACGCGCCCATGGCGACGGCCGTGGCGGACGTCGCGGCGGCGCGGCGGGACTACCTCGACGAGTCCGGCGGCCGGTACGTGCACGTCATCGCGGACGGCGGGGTCGGCCGCTCGGGCGACCTGGTCAAGGCGGTCGCGTGCGGCGCCGACGCGGTGATGCTGGGTGCGGCGCTCGCGCGGGCGACGGAGGCTCCGGGCCGCGGCTGGCACTGGGGTCCCGAGGCGCACCACCCGCACCTGCCGCGCGGGGAGCGGGTCGAGGTGGGCACGGCCGGCTCGCTGCAGGAGATCCTGTTCGGCCCCGGCCACACGGCGGACGGCACGCTCAACCTCATCGGCGCGCTGCGCCGGGCGATGGCGACGACCGGCTACTCGGACCTCAAGGAGTTCCAGCGGGTCGAGGTCGTGGTCTCGCCGTACCAGCCGCACTGA
- a CDS encoding DeoR/GlpR family DNA-binding transcription regulator: MYAPERHQQILARARAEGRVDVTALADQLDVTPETIRRDLTALERHGLVRRVHGGAIPVERLGFEPGIADREGVLAGEKERIAKAALDELPDGGAVILDAGTTTVRLAELLPSDRELTVVTHALPVATVLAPRPGITLHLVGGTVRGRTLAAVGSWAVRALADIHADVAFVGTNGLSVEHGLTTPDLAEAAVKRALVRSARRTVVLADHTKLGRVDFAHVVPLADVDTVVTDTGAEPELVDEIEAAGTRVVRA, encoded by the coding sequence GTGTACGCACCGGAGCGGCACCAGCAGATCCTGGCTCGCGCCCGGGCCGAGGGCCGTGTGGACGTCACCGCGCTGGCGGACCAGCTCGACGTCACCCCGGAGACGATCCGGCGCGACCTGACCGCCCTCGAGCGGCACGGGCTCGTGCGTCGCGTGCACGGCGGCGCGATCCCCGTCGAGCGCCTCGGGTTCGAGCCCGGCATCGCGGACCGCGAGGGCGTGCTCGCGGGGGAGAAGGAGCGGATCGCCAAGGCCGCGCTCGACGAGCTGCCCGACGGTGGCGCCGTCATCCTCGACGCGGGCACGACGACGGTCCGGCTCGCCGAGCTGCTGCCGTCGGACCGCGAGCTCACGGTCGTCACGCACGCGCTCCCCGTCGCGACCGTCCTGGCGCCGCGCCCCGGCATCACGCTGCACCTCGTCGGCGGCACCGTCCGCGGCCGCACGCTCGCGGCCGTCGGGTCGTGGGCCGTACGCGCCCTCGCCGACATCCACGCCGACGTCGCGTTCGTCGGCACCAACGGGCTGTCGGTCGAGCACGGGCTCACGACGCCCGACCTCGCCGAGGCGGCCGTCAAGCGCGCGCTCGTGCGCAGCGCGCGGCGCACCGTCGTGCTCGCGGACCACACCAAGCTCGGCCGCGTGGACTTCGCGCACGTCGTCCCGCTCGCCGACGTCGACACGGTCGTCACCGACACCGGCGCGGAGCCCGAGCTCGTCGACGAGATCGAGGCCGCCGGCACCCGGGTGGTGCGCGCATGA
- a CDS encoding HPr family phosphocarrier protein has translation MAQRTAVVASRVGLHARPAMIFTNAVAATGVPVTLARPGGEPVDASSILFVMSLGVPHGEEVTLTTEDGAERVLDELVTLLETDLDAQDAPTGASGGSAS, from the coding sequence ATGGCTCAGCGCACCGCCGTCGTCGCCTCCCGCGTGGGGCTGCACGCCCGCCCGGCGATGATCTTCACCAACGCGGTCGCCGCCACCGGCGTCCCGGTGACCCTCGCCCGGCCGGGCGGCGAGCCCGTCGACGCGAGCAGCATCCTGTTCGTCATGTCGCTCGGCGTCCCGCACGGCGAGGAGGTCACGCTCACCACCGAGGACGGTGCCGAGCGCGTGCTCGACGAGCTCGTCACGCTGCTCGAGACCGACCTCGACGCGCAGGACGCCCCCACGGGCGCGTCGGGAGGGTCGGCGTCGTGA
- the pfkB gene encoding 1-phosphofructokinase, with the protein MILTLTPNPSLDRALEVDRLEVGGVNRAEAAWVHPGGKGINVSRVLVAHGVPTLAVLPVGGADGARLTELLGEQGVPALPVPVAEDTRTNLTLVERGGTTTKVNAPGPALTEDEVEALLAAVEQQLALQPAALVSAGSLPLGAPECFFVRVAGLAARHAVPFALDTSGLPLTRAVRSGGLALVKPNDEELAELVGRELVTVGDVVEAAREVVAAGTRAVLVSLGAHGALLVSAQRSWWAGGPCLVPQSTVGAGDSTLAGFLAGDGDAGERLRRAVAFGRAAVLLPGTEVPLPDQIQLDDVRVVEDPDPRTALKEL; encoded by the coding sequence ATGATCCTCACGCTCACCCCGAACCCCAGCCTCGACCGGGCGCTGGAGGTCGACCGGCTCGAGGTCGGCGGCGTCAACCGGGCCGAGGCTGCCTGGGTCCACCCCGGCGGCAAGGGCATCAACGTCTCGCGCGTGCTCGTCGCGCACGGCGTGCCCACGCTCGCGGTCCTGCCCGTCGGCGGCGCCGACGGCGCGCGGCTCACCGAGCTGCTGGGCGAGCAGGGCGTGCCCGCCCTGCCCGTGCCCGTCGCCGAGGACACGCGCACCAACCTCACGCTCGTCGAGCGCGGCGGGACGACGACCAAGGTCAACGCGCCCGGCCCGGCGCTCACCGAGGACGAGGTCGAGGCGCTCCTTGCCGCCGTCGAGCAGCAGCTGGCCCTGCAGCCCGCCGCGCTGGTCAGCGCCGGCTCGCTGCCGCTCGGCGCACCCGAGTGCTTCTTCGTCCGCGTCGCGGGCCTCGCCGCACGCCACGCGGTGCCGTTCGCGCTCGACACGTCGGGCCTGCCGCTGACGCGGGCCGTTCGCTCGGGCGGCCTCGCGCTCGTCAAGCCCAACGACGAGGAGCTCGCCGAGCTCGTCGGGCGCGAGCTCGTGACCGTCGGCGACGTCGTCGAGGCCGCACGCGAGGTCGTCGCCGCCGGGACCCGCGCGGTGCTCGTGAGCCTCGGTGCGCACGGTGCGCTGCTCGTGTCCGCGCAGCGCTCCTGGTGGGCGGGCGGCCCGTGTCTCGTGCCGCAGTCCACCGTCGGTGCGGGCGACTCGACGCTCGCGGGCTTCCTCGCGGGCGACGGCGACGCGGGTGAGCGCCTGCGCCGGGCCGTCGCCTTCGGCCGTGCCGCCGTCCTCCTGCCGGGCACCGAGGTGCCCCTGCCCGACCAGATCCAGCTCGACGACGTCCGAGTCGTCGAGGACCCCGACCCCCGCACCGCGCTGAAGGAGCTGTGA
- a CDS encoding PTS sugar transporter subunit IIA, producing the protein MTTPLITADLVAVDLVATDRDDATRQLIDLLAAAGRVTDADGFHADVRAREAQMATGMPGGIGLPHARSAHVTVPSLAVGKVPAGVDFGAPDGPATLVFLIAAPDSGDSAHLQILAALARRLVHESFRTSLKDAPDAATVAEIVTREVVPA; encoded by the coding sequence GTGACCACCCCCCTCATCACCGCCGACCTGGTCGCCGTCGACCTCGTCGCGACGGACCGCGACGACGCGACCCGTCAGCTCATCGACCTGCTGGCCGCCGCCGGCCGTGTCACCGACGCCGACGGGTTCCACGCCGACGTGCGTGCCCGCGAGGCGCAGATGGCGACCGGCATGCCCGGCGGCATCGGCCTGCCGCACGCGCGCTCCGCGCACGTCACCGTGCCGAGCCTCGCGGTCGGCAAGGTGCCCGCGGGCGTCGACTTCGGCGCCCCGGACGGGCCCGCGACGCTCGTCTTCCTCATCGCCGCCCCCGACTCGGGGGACAGCGCCCACCTGCAGATCCTCGCCGCGCTCGCGCGGCGCCTCGTGCACGAGTCGTTCCGGACGTCCCTCAAGGACGCACCGGACGCCGCGACCGTCGCCGAGATCGTCACCCGAGAGGTCGTGCCCGCATGA
- a CDS encoding exonuclease domain-containing protein has product MGWNDGPLLGFDTETTGLDVDRDRIVTAALVRRDAAGTHVRTWLLDPGVEIPEAAASIHGVSTEHAKAHGVAPKAALDEIATELAGAFRAGVPVVAYNAAFDLCLLDAELRRHRLPTLPDRLLGAARPVIDPLVLDRAVDREREGKRKLVDLCGVYEVVESGDLHNADVDVVATLDVLERIVGRFPHLADLDLDTLHEYQVTAHRAWAESFNAWRTEKGLDGPGAEPTWPAREPVGTLW; this is encoded by the coding sequence ATGGGCTGGAACGACGGACCCCTGCTGGGCTTCGACACGGAGACCACGGGGCTCGACGTCGACCGCGACCGGATCGTCACCGCCGCGCTGGTCCGCCGCGACGCCGCAGGCACCCACGTCCGCACGTGGCTGCTGGACCCGGGCGTCGAGATCCCCGAGGCCGCGGCGTCCATCCACGGCGTCAGCACCGAGCACGCGAAGGCGCACGGCGTCGCCCCGAAGGCGGCGCTCGACGAGATCGCGACGGAGCTCGCCGGGGCGTTCCGCGCCGGCGTCCCGGTCGTCGCCTACAACGCCGCGTTCGACCTGTGCCTGCTCGACGCGGAGCTGCGCCGCCACCGGCTGCCCACGCTCCCCGACCGCCTGCTCGGCGCCGCGCGGCCCGTCATCGACCCGCTGGTGCTGGACCGGGCCGTGGACCGCGAGCGTGAGGGCAAGCGCAAGCTGGTCGACCTGTGCGGCGTCTACGAGGTCGTCGAGTCGGGGGACCTGCACAACGCGGACGTCGACGTCGTCGCGACGCTCGACGTGCTGGAGCGGATCGTCGGCCGCTTCCCGCACCTCGCCGACCTGGACCTCGACACGCTGCACGAGTACCAGGTGACCGCGCACCGCGCGTGGGCGGAGAGCTTCAACGCCTGGCGCACCGAGAAGGGGCTCGACGGCCCGGGCGCGGAGCCCACGTGGCCCGCGCGCGAGCCCGTCGGCACGCTCTGGTAG
- the guaB gene encoding IMP dehydrogenase, whose protein sequence is MTGTPSANDPFARVGLTYDDVLLLPGETDVIPSQVDTTSRLTREISVRVPLLSAAMDTVTESRMAIAMARQGGVGILHRNLSIADQAHQVDRVKRSESGMVSDPVTVSPDATLAELDRLCGTYRVSGLPVVDDDRRLLGIITNRDLRFVPAADFETRRVREVMTAMPLVTAPVGIDRDEAAALLAKHKIEKLPLVDERGVLRGLITVKDFVKSEQYPDATKDADGRLVVGAAIGFFGDAWERATALVEAGADVLVVDTANGHARLMLDMVRKLKSDPATRGVQVIGGNVATTAGALALVESGVDAVKVGVGPGSICTTRVVAGVGVPQVTAIYDAAQACKPAGVPVIGDGGLQYSGDIAKALVAGADTVMLGSLLAGCDESPGELVFVNGKQYKHYRGMGSLGAMASRGRVSYSKDRYFQADVTTDEKIVPEGIEGQVPYRGPLAAVAHQLIGGLHQSMFYVGAHTIPELQAKGQFVRITPAGLKESHPHDIQMTVEAPNYSSR, encoded by the coding sequence ATGACGGGCACCCCCTCGGCGAACGACCCCTTCGCGCGGGTCGGACTCACGTACGACGACGTCCTGCTGCTCCCCGGGGAGACGGACGTCATCCCGAGCCAGGTCGACACGACGTCGCGGCTCACCCGCGAGATCTCGGTGCGCGTGCCGCTGCTGTCGGCCGCGATGGACACCGTGACCGAGTCCCGCATGGCGATCGCGATGGCCCGGCAGGGCGGCGTCGGGATCCTGCACCGCAACCTGTCCATCGCGGACCAGGCCCACCAGGTCGACCGGGTCAAGCGCTCCGAGTCGGGCATGGTGAGCGACCCCGTGACGGTCTCGCCCGACGCGACGCTCGCCGAGCTCGACCGCCTGTGCGGCACCTACCGCGTGTCGGGCCTGCCCGTCGTCGACGACGACCGGCGCCTGCTCGGCATCATCACCAACCGCGACCTGCGGTTCGTCCCCGCGGCCGACTTCGAGACGCGCCGCGTGCGCGAGGTCATGACCGCGATGCCGCTCGTGACGGCCCCCGTCGGGATCGACCGGGACGAGGCCGCCGCACTGCTCGCGAAGCACAAGATCGAGAAGCTCCCGCTCGTCGACGAGCGCGGCGTGCTGCGGGGCCTCATCACCGTCAAGGACTTCGTGAAGTCCGAGCAGTACCCGGACGCGACGAAGGACGCCGACGGGCGCCTGGTCGTCGGTGCCGCGATCGGCTTCTTCGGCGACGCGTGGGAGCGTGCGACGGCCCTCGTCGAGGCAGGCGCCGACGTGCTCGTGGTCGACACGGCCAACGGGCACGCACGTCTCATGCTCGACATGGTCCGCAAGCTCAAGTCGGACCCCGCGACGCGCGGCGTCCAGGTCATCGGCGGCAACGTCGCGACGACGGCCGGCGCGCTCGCGCTCGTCGAGTCGGGCGTGGACGCGGTCAAGGTCGGCGTCGGCCCGGGCTCGATCTGCACGACGCGCGTCGTCGCCGGCGTCGGCGTGCCGCAGGTCACCGCGATCTACGACGCCGCGCAGGCGTGCAAGCCCGCGGGGGTGCCGGTCATCGGCGACGGCGGCCTGCAGTACTCGGGCGACATCGCGAAGGCGCTCGTCGCGGGCGCGGACACGGTGATGCTCGGCTCGCTGCTCGCGGGGTGCGACGAGTCCCCGGGCGAGCTCGTGTTCGTCAACGGCAAGCAGTACAAGCACTACCGCGGCATGGGGTCGCTCGGCGCCATGGCCTCCCGCGGACGCGTCTCGTACTCGAAGGACCGCTACTTCCAGGCCGACGTCACGACCGACGAGAAGATCGTCCCCGAGGGCATCGAGGGCCAGGTGCCCTACCGTGGCCCGCTCGCGGCGGTCGCGCACCAGCTCATCGGCGGGCTGCACCAGTCGATGTTCTACGTCGGTGCGCACACGATCCCCGAGCTGCAGGCGAAGGGGCAGTTCGTGCGGATCACCCCGGCGGGGCTCAAGGAGTCCCACCCGCACGACATCCAGATGACGGTCGAGGCGCCGAACTACAGCTCGCGCTGA
- the ptsP gene encoding phosphoenolpyruvate--protein phosphotransferase, with amino-acid sequence MTGDRVLRGVGVGRRGVVGPVAQVQPAPFVQDDAPLLVDGVPADPATARQVVDDAFTHVVDDLRAQSARATGTVRDVLAATAQMADDKALRSQVLTRVAAGDHVVHAVDGVVAMFATMFEQAGGYLAERVTDLHSVRDRVVARALGLPAPGVPALDRPSVVVARDLAPADTAALDLDNVLAIVTELGGPTGHTAIIAGQLGLPCLVQVPFATTLQDGTEVAVDAAAGTVTVDPDDALRAELARRAQAEDALAADEAPGATADGHAVQLLANIGTPQDAERVAGTAVEGVGLFRTEVLFLERTTAPTRDEQARAYAQALAAMGERKVVVRTLDAGADKPLAFATQPDEENPALGVRGYRLVRRDPELLDVQLAALGAAQSEAGTPPWVMAPMVSTAAEARDFAARARAHGIATVGVMVEVPAAALRAREILAEVDFVSLGTNDLAQYTMATDRLRGELADLLDPWQPAVLDLVDATARAGQELHKPVGVCGESASDPLLALVLVGLGVTSLSMSAGAVPAVRYALRHHTRAQCATIAAAALAAPSAEAARAAVVALLVPEVRATLGV; translated from the coding sequence GTGACCGGCGACCGCGTGCTGCGCGGCGTCGGCGTCGGCCGTCGCGGGGTCGTCGGGCCCGTCGCGCAGGTGCAGCCCGCGCCGTTCGTGCAGGACGACGCCCCGCTGCTCGTCGACGGGGTCCCGGCCGACCCGGCCACCGCACGGCAGGTCGTCGACGACGCGTTCACGCACGTCGTCGACGACCTGCGGGCCCAGTCCGCGCGCGCCACCGGCACGGTGCGCGACGTCCTCGCCGCGACCGCGCAGATGGCCGACGACAAGGCGCTGCGCAGCCAGGTGCTCACGCGCGTCGCCGCGGGCGACCACGTGGTGCACGCCGTCGACGGGGTCGTGGCGATGTTCGCCACCATGTTCGAGCAGGCCGGCGGCTACCTCGCCGAGCGGGTCACCGACCTGCACTCGGTCCGCGACCGGGTCGTCGCCCGAGCCCTGGGGCTGCCGGCCCCGGGCGTGCCGGCCCTCGACCGGCCGTCCGTGGTGGTCGCGCGGGACCTCGCGCCGGCCGACACCGCGGCCCTCGACCTCGACAACGTCCTCGCGATCGTGACCGAGCTCGGCGGACCCACCGGCCACACCGCGATCATCGCGGGCCAGCTCGGCCTGCCGTGCCTCGTGCAGGTCCCGTTCGCGACGACCCTCCAGGACGGCACCGAGGTCGCGGTCGACGCGGCCGCCGGCACCGTCACGGTGGACCCGGACGACGCGCTGCGGGCCGAGCTGGCCCGGCGCGCGCAGGCCGAGGACGCGCTCGCCGCCGACGAGGCCCCGGGCGCCACCGCCGACGGGCACGCCGTCCAGCTGCTCGCGAACATCGGGACGCCGCAGGACGCCGAGCGCGTGGCCGGCACCGCCGTCGAGGGCGTGGGCCTGTTCCGCACCGAGGTGCTGTTCCTCGAGCGCACGACCGCCCCGACGCGCGACGAGCAGGCGCGCGCGTACGCGCAGGCGCTGGCCGCGATGGGGGAGCGCAAGGTCGTCGTGCGGACGCTCGACGCCGGCGCGGACAAGCCGCTCGCGTTCGCCACCCAGCCCGACGAGGAGAACCCGGCGCTCGGCGTGCGGGGCTACCGGCTGGTGCGGCGCGACCCGGAGCTGCTCGACGTGCAGCTCGCGGCGCTCGGTGCGGCGCAGTCGGAGGCGGGCACGCCTCCCTGGGTCATGGCACCGATGGTGTCCACGGCGGCCGAGGCCCGCGACTTCGCCGCCCGCGCCCGCGCGCACGGCATCGCCACGGTCGGCGTCATGGTCGAGGTCCCCGCCGCTGCGCTGCGGGCGCGGGAGATCCTCGCGGAGGTCGACTTCGTGTCGCTCGGCACCAACGACCTCGCGCAGTACACGATGGCCACCGACCGGCTGCGCGGCGAGCTCGCCGACCTGCTCGACCCGTGGCAGCCCGCGGTCCTCGACCTCGTCGACGCGACCGCCCGGGCCGGCCAGGAGCTGCACAAGCCCGTCGGCGTGTGCGGGGAGTCCGCGTCGGACCCGCTCCTCGCGCTGGTCCTGGTGGGGCTCGGCGTGACGAGCCTGTCGATGTCCGCGGGCGCCGTGCCCGCCGTGCGGTACGCGCTGCGCCACCACACGCGCGCGCAGTGCGCG